TAATCTCACTTTTATTCAATGAAGAATTCAAAAAATGAGCGATACTATCTTCGCCACCGAATGCACGAAGCTGATCTACTTGGTTTTTCATTAAAGCAATCAACGGAGAAATAACAATTGCAGTCCCCTCACTCATGAGTGCTGGAAGTTGATAGCAAATTGATTTCCCTCCTCCGGTTGGCATAATTACAAACGTGTCTCTCCGTTGAAGAATACTGTTTATAATTGCCTCCTGATCCCCCTTAAAAGTATCAAAACCAAAAAAATCTTGTAAATTGTCGAAAAGTGATTTTTCTATTTCCATTGCGCCTTGGGCAAAAATAAGATAGATAAATGAAGAAATAATCTTGAAAAATAATCTATTTTTGCAATCTATTCTAATACATAAAAGTAAGAGTATTTTTTGTGAAAAACAACTACGAAATAAAAAATATAGCTATTCAAGCTATTCAAGAAGAAGCCAAGGCAGTAGCTGCTTTAGCTCAATATATTGATGATGATTTTGTTACCGTTGTCGATCGTATTCTTAATTTGCACGGCCGAGTTATTGTAACTGGAATTGGTAAAAGCGCTATTATTGCTCAAAAGATAGTTGCAACGCTCAATTCGACAGGTACACCATCGATTTTTATGCATGCTGCTGATGCTATCCATGGAGATCTTGGTATCATCCAACAAAATGATTTGATTATTGCCATCTCTAAAAGTGGTAATACACCTGAGATTAAAGTACTTGTTCCCTTTTTAAAACAGACAAAGAATGTATTGGTTGCTTTGGTCGGAAATACAGATTCCTACCTCGCTAAAAATGCCGACTATATTTTAAATACCACCATTGAGAAAGAAGCTTGTCCCAACAACCTTGCACCAACTTCAAGTACAACTGCTCAGTTGGCAATGGGTGATGCGCTTGCCGTGGTATTACAAGAGTGCCGTGATTTCACGGATAAAGATTTTGCAAAATACCATCCAGGAGGAGCATTAGGCAAAAAGCTGTACTTAAGAGTCGGCGATCTATCCGATCAGAATGGCAAACCTAGCGTCCCGCAACAAGCCACAGTAAGTGATATCATCATCACCATAACACAGTTTAGACTGGGAGCTGTCGCCGTGTTGGATGATGAAAACATACTTGGCATCATCACAGATGGTGATATCCGTCGTATGCTGGAGAAACACACGGATTTAGCGACAATTACTGCCGCCGATATCATGGGAAAATCACCTAAAATTATCGATAAAGATGAATTGGCCGCCAATGCGCTCCATATTATGCGTGAAAACAATATCACACAACTATTGGTTTCCGACAAAGGAAATTACGCTGGTGTTATCCACATACAGGATCTATTGAAAGAAGGGATAATATAACTGTAATAAAGTTGTTAGATGTACAATAAATTGGCAATAAATATTAAATTTGGCATATCAGTTGTACTATTTTAATCGTAAAGTAATATTTTAGAAGCATGAAAAAGTATATAACAATCTTAGCAGTGATCATTTCCTTTATTGGTTTTTCTTCGATGCAAACAGGACAAGGAG
The DNA window shown above is from Sphingobacterium thalpophilum and carries:
- a CDS encoding KpsF/GutQ family sugar-phosphate isomerase, with the protein product MKNNYEIKNIAIQAIQEEAKAVAALAQYIDDDFVTVVDRILNLHGRVIVTGIGKSAIIAQKIVATLNSTGTPSIFMHAADAIHGDLGIIQQNDLIIAISKSGNTPEIKVLVPFLKQTKNVLVALVGNTDSYLAKNADYILNTTIEKEACPNNLAPTSSTTAQLAMGDALAVVLQECRDFTDKDFAKYHPGGALGKKLYLRVGDLSDQNGKPSVPQQATVSDIIITITQFRLGAVAVLDDENILGIITDGDIRRMLEKHTDLATITAADIMGKSPKIIDKDELAANALHIMRENNITQLLVSDKGNYAGVIHIQDLLKEGII